In the genome of Pseudomonadota bacterium, one region contains:
- a CDS encoding CoA-transferase has product MSDPSFSSTELLIATLARRLHASRRVAVGAGSPIPGSAAFLARELGLGVEHITVLGSRRSNDFSDGGRELFDRAAQGRIDAFFLGGAQIDGSANINLVGIGDYPASKVRFPGSFGSSYLYFLIPKIILFREEHSPRTLVEEVDFVSAPGTTPAGTYRPGGPTALVTGRCVFAFDRDAGRFTLESTHPGHDAQEISRETGFAYDEPAAIATTEPPSPAMLAAIRGPVRQQIAETYPSFAEALATA; this is encoded by the coding sequence GTGAGCGATCCGTCGTTCTCCTCAACCGAATTGCTGATTGCGACATTGGCACGCCGGCTTCATGCGTCGCGCCGCGTCGCGGTCGGCGCGGGCTCGCCCATTCCCGGCTCGGCCGCGTTCCTGGCCCGCGAACTCGGGCTCGGCGTCGAGCACATCACCGTGCTCGGCAGCCGGCGCAGCAACGACTTCTCCGATGGCGGGCGCGAACTCTTCGACCGGGCCGCACAAGGGCGCATCGACGCGTTCTTTCTGGGCGGCGCACAGATCGACGGCAGCGCCAACATCAACCTTGTCGGCATCGGCGATTACCCCGCGAGCAAGGTTCGCTTCCCCGGCTCCTTCGGTTCGTCCTATCTCTACTTTCTGATCCCCAAGATTATCCTGTTCCGCGAGGAACACAGCCCGCGCACCCTGGTGGAGGAGGTCGACTTCGTCAGCGCGCCGGGCACCACGCCGGCCGGCACCTACCGCCCCGGCGGCCCGACTGCTCTGGTTACCGGCCGCTGTGTCTTCGCCTTCGACCGCGATGCCGGCCGCTTCACTTTAGAAAGCACCCATCCCGGCCATGACGCTCAGGAGATCAGCCGCGAGACCGGTTTCGCCTACGACGAACCGGCCGCGATCGCGACCACCGAACCGCCCTCGCCCGCCATGCTTGCTGCCATACGCGGCCCCGTACGCCAGCAGATCGCCGAGACCTATCCGTCC
- a CDS encoding CoA-transferase yields the protein MSWYANLDDAVALIKPDMAVAIPPEYCGVAIAATHTLIRQETGGLHLIAVPQSGLQADLLIGAGLVATMEAAAVTLGEAGPAPCFSRAVTSGAIRMVDATCPAIHAGLQASEKGIPFMPLRGILETDVLANRQDWQVADNPFGDSDPLVLIPAIRPDVALFHCEMADAAGNVWIGRRRELAVMAHAAATTIVTVEEIHDGDLFDDDTIAAGALSSLFVDAVVHVSDGARPLAMPGYYDRDAAAISAYASAARSPEGFAAYLGEHVLKGNVPA from the coding sequence ATGAGCTGGTACGCCAACCTTGATGACGCCGTCGCGCTGATCAAACCGGACATGGCGGTCGCGATACCGCCGGAGTATTGCGGCGTGGCGATCGCCGCGACCCACACGCTGATCCGTCAGGAAACCGGTGGCCTGCATCTGATCGCGGTGCCGCAGTCCGGCCTACAAGCCGACCTTCTGATCGGCGCCGGCCTGGTCGCGACCATGGAGGCGGCCGCCGTTACCCTGGGCGAGGCAGGGCCTGCGCCGTGTTTCTCGCGTGCGGTGACGTCCGGCGCCATCCGCATGGTCGACGCCACCTGTCCAGCCATTCATGCCGGTCTGCAGGCATCAGAAAAGGGCATCCCCTTTATGCCGCTCAGGGGCATCCTGGAGACCGATGTGCTCGCCAACCGGCAGGACTGGCAGGTCGCCGACAACCCGTTCGGCGATAGCGATCCGCTTGTCCTGATCCCGGCCATCCGCCCGGACGTCGCGCTGTTCCACTGCGAGATGGCGGACGCCGCCGGCAATGTCTGGATCGGCCGGCGGCGCGAACTCGCCGTCATGGCCCATGCGGCGGCGACCACCATCGTGACGGTCGAAGAGATTCATGACGGCGACCTATTCGACGACGACACGATCGCCGCCGGCGCGTTGTCGTCCTTGTTCGTCGATGCCGTGGTGCATGTTAGCGACGGTGCCCGACCCCTCGCCATGCCTGGCTACTACGACCGCGACGCCGCGGCCATCAGCGCGTACGCGTCCGCCGCCCGTTCGCCGGAAGGCTTTGCCGCCTACCTCGGCGAGCACGTGCTGAAGGGCAACGTCCCGGCGTGA
- a CDS encoding XRE family transcriptional regulator codes for MPPDPLIIATRDGAPSHQPPVDLGARLRELRTERGWSLDAASDRTGLSRSSLYKIEKGKMSPTFDALKKLSDGFDLDVARLVVTQIDTRAASRRCITRHGDGTLYETETYTYVPLAEDLAHKAMLPFRLSIKARALDDFDDWDRHDTEDFVHVLSGTMILFTEYYEPLTLEPGDNVYYDGRMGHACISTSPDDAVVLWVSSTGR; via the coding sequence ATGCCGCCCGATCCCCTGATCATCGCCACGCGCGATGGCGCGCCGAGCCATCAGCCGCCCGTCGATCTGGGCGCGCGCCTGCGCGAGCTGCGCACCGAGCGGGGCTGGAGTCTGGACGCGGCAAGCGACAGAACCGGACTGTCACGCTCGTCGCTCTACAAGATCGAGAAAGGCAAGATGTCGCCGACCTTCGACGCCCTGAAGAAACTCTCAGACGGATTCGATCTCGACGTCGCGCGCCTGGTGGTGACGCAGATCGACACCCGCGCCGCCAGCCGGCGCTGCATCACGCGCCACGGCGACGGCACGCTCTATGAGACGGAGACCTATACCTACGTGCCGCTTGCCGAAGACCTGGCGCACAAGGCGATGCTGCCATTCAGACTGTCGATCAAGGCGCGCGCGCTCGACGACTTCGACGATTGGGACCGCCACGACACCGAGGACTTCGTGCACGTGCTCTCCGGCACGATGATCCTCTTTACCGAATACTACGAACCCCTGACGCTCGAACCCGGTGACAACGTCTACTACGACGGCCGCATGGGGCACGCGTGCATCTCGACCAGCCCGGACGACGCCGTTGTTCTGTGGGTCAGCTCTACTGGGCGATGA
- a CDS encoding cupin domain-containing protein, producing the protein MLNAIKIDEAVAALTPIKNRGPNTSEEDVMAAFSTLGTGDFRDCGVFLGSFDGNAGWERHMKGDELVQVIAGSTEFDIIIDDDKQTLALSPGMLVVVPQACWHRFRSKDGVTVLTATPRNDEHHTFVDDPREMS; encoded by the coding sequence ATGCTCAATGCCATCAAGATCGACGAGGCGGTCGCCGCTCTAACACCGATCAAAAATCGGGGCCCGAACACGAGCGAGGAGGACGTGATGGCGGCCTTCTCGACGCTGGGGACCGGCGACTTTCGCGATTGCGGTGTGTTCCTGGGCAGCTTCGATGGCAATGCTGGTTGGGAGCGTCACATGAAGGGTGACGAGCTGGTTCAGGTCATCGCCGGCTCGACCGAGTTCGACATCATCATCGACGACGACAAACAGACCCTGGCGCTGTCGCCGGGCATGCTGGTCGTCGTGCCGCAGGCGTGCTGGCACCGCTTCCGTTCGAAGGATGGTGTGACGGTTCTGACCGCGACGCCGCGCAACGATGAACACCACACTTTCGTCGACGATCCGCGCGAGATGTCGTGA
- a CDS encoding alpha/beta fold hydrolase, whose protein sequence is MSPARPDLLRDGPAGAPLTVVLAHGAGAPMDSPFMGDVAARLADAGFAVVRFEFPYMAKRRNEGSRRPPDRAPILLDCWRDIITDLAPADRLVIGGKSMGGRMASLVADEMNVAGLLVFGFPFHAPGKPPGERIAHLATLKTPTLIVQGTRDTMGTRDEVTDYALSKAIELLWIEDGDHSLKPRKKSGFTYDEAMETAVDGAVSFLKRHSA, encoded by the coding sequence ATGTCGCCGGCACGCCCTGATCTCCTGCGCGACGGCCCGGCCGGCGCCCCCCTCACCGTTGTTCTGGCCCATGGCGCGGGCGCGCCCATGGACAGTCCCTTCATGGGCGATGTCGCTGCGCGCCTGGCCGATGCCGGCTTCGCCGTGGTGCGGTTCGAGTTCCCCTATATGGCCAAACGCCGCAACGAGGGCAGCCGCCGCCCGCCCGATCGCGCGCCGATCCTGCTTGACTGCTGGCGCGATATCATCACGGACCTCGCACCCGCGGATCGGTTGGTGATAGGCGGTAAATCGATGGGCGGGCGCATGGCGAGCCTGGTCGCTGATGAGATGAACGTCGCCGGCCTCCTCGTTTTCGGCTTTCCGTTTCACGCGCCGGGCAAACCGCCGGGCGAGCGCATCGCCCATCTGGCGACGCTCAAGACGCCGACGCTGATCGTGCAGGGCACCCGCGACACCATGGGTACCCGCGATGAGGTCACGGATTACGCGTTATCGAAAGCGATCGAACTCTTGTGGATCGAGGACGGCGACCACTCGTTGAAGCCGCGCAAGAAGAGCGGCTTCACCTACGACGAAGCAATGGAGACGGCTGTCGACGGTGCCGTCTCTTTCCTCAAGCGACACAGCGCTTGA
- a CDS encoding peptidoglycan DD-metalloendopeptidase family protein, whose protein sequence is MIRRLVASLGLCSTIALTAGLTLTIGNNVVFADETEEVSDRMVQALGGASGMTALRREVGRGDTLLEMLVDAGSSVSEADSVIDAMSNYFSPQRLQIGQVVTAVFDTQADESGLRLAAVSLSTTDGFVVANRTGDGGYVASLSNVPLEEALVVPLPEDMPAAQIPTVSRLEVRRGDTLIRLVMRGGATRADGQAAIGALTELFDPTGLQVGQTLEMVMTPDVVAGHPVIATLSLSLEDGGFVVVERNANGSFAARQSDTAAPTGETAVQAESTIGPFLETLATSGAKIEQYRIASGDTLMDLMIKAGATVIDADRASRALATQYNTRHLQIGQSLYVVMTPGPRGSGLHVLGMAILDAGDDGLVITQRADDGLDFVGFPGGDNLDVAMLATLLGEPALDDGEDATTFDSGSLTVETLSLERGDTIMAVLLRAGAERVEADRAIRAIREHIDPQRLQIGQEIRVAFDGAESETGELLAVSIELDDNDFVQADRSGSTFVGRRTTAALNPGLALTLQSQPGPNPTPIPEGDDQAGDDTVVASVDPEQLSAVFTPHVPPITDVESQQVLSAAATQYWFELQDGDTLAGLLRIMTRNGKEIDAVVDAVGNNFDLSDLGEGQQMIAITDEDGAGSHIIAISLDAGADETIVVVRQRDGGYQLRRASSHVDLADFQIAAIDESQDVDDSAATPADVAAAWPDAPSDLSVETAAFGSGDTLMDVLLGLGVEQIEAHNAVEALRDVYNPRHIRAGQDMDVMLQDGALYGMMLRTAPGERVDVAMGDDGFTARVVEMPLTATQVAAEGVINSSLYQAAVDAGVPPTILADMIRAYSFDVDFQREIKAGDSFAILYEEYVDEDGNVVRYGAPTYAALRVSGATLQIYRYTPESGFADYFNDLGESVRKALLRTPVDGARITSGFGMRDHPLLGYSRMHKGVDFGAAAGTPILAAGDGTIEFIGRNSGYGNYVRIRHNDTYKTAYAHMQGFASGLGQGSRVRQGQVIGYVGSTGMSTGPHLHYEVLVHDEQINPLDVKLPSGEKLSGTELATFLEVRDALDAQYAELLTEEYVAGTP, encoded by the coding sequence ATGTCGAACTACTTTAGTCCACAGCGGCTCCAGATCGGCCAGGTCGTAACCGCGGTTTTCGACACCCAAGCCGATGAAAGCGGCCTTCGCCTGGCCGCGGTCAGCCTCAGCACCACCGACGGCTTCGTGGTCGCCAACCGGACCGGCGATGGCGGTTATGTCGCCTCGCTCTCCAACGTACCGCTGGAAGAGGCGCTGGTGGTGCCCTTGCCGGAAGATATGCCGGCCGCCCAGATTCCCACCGTCAGCCGCCTTGAGGTGCGCCGCGGCGACACGCTGATCCGCCTGGTCATGCGCGGCGGCGCCACGCGAGCCGACGGCCAGGCCGCGATCGGCGCCCTGACCGAGCTGTTCGACCCCACGGGCCTGCAAGTCGGCCAGACGCTGGAAATGGTGATGACACCGGACGTCGTCGCCGGCCACCCGGTGATCGCCACGCTCAGCCTGTCGCTCGAGGATGGCGGCTTTGTCGTCGTCGAGCGCAACGCCAACGGCAGCTTCGCCGCGCGCCAATCCGACACGGCCGCGCCCACCGGCGAGACCGCCGTCCAGGCCGAAAGCACAATCGGTCCTTTCCTGGAGACGCTGGCGACCAGCGGCGCCAAGATCGAGCAGTACCGCATCGCGTCCGGCGACACGCTGATGGACCTGATGATCAAGGCCGGTGCAACCGTGATCGACGCCGACCGCGCGTCGCGCGCGTTGGCGACACAGTACAACACGCGCCACCTGCAGATCGGCCAATCGCTCTATGTCGTCATGACGCCGGGTCCTCGCGGCTCCGGCCTGCATGTCCTGGGCATGGCCATCCTTGACGCCGGCGATGATGGTTTGGTGATCACCCAGCGTGCCGACGACGGTTTGGACTTCGTCGGCTTTCCCGGCGGCGACAATCTGGACGTCGCCATGCTGGCGACGCTGCTTGGCGAACCGGCGCTTGATGACGGTGAAGACGCGACAACGTTCGACAGCGGCAGCTTGACAGTCGAGACGCTGAGCCTTGAGCGCGGCGACACGATCATGGCGGTACTGCTGCGCGCGGGCGCCGAACGGGTCGAAGCCGACCGCGCGATCCGTGCCATTCGCGAGCACATCGACCCCCAGCGTCTGCAGATAGGTCAGGAGATCCGCGTCGCGTTTGACGGAGCGGAAAGCGAGACTGGCGAGTTGCTTGCCGTCAGCATCGAACTGGATGACAACGATTTCGTGCAGGCCGACCGGAGCGGTTCAACATTTGTCGGCCGCCGCACGACAGCGGCGCTGAACCCCGGCCTGGCGCTGACGCTTCAGTCCCAGCCTGGCCCCAACCCGACACCCATTCCCGAAGGCGACGATCAAGCGGGCGACGATACGGTTGTCGCCTCTGTCGATCCGGAGCAGTTGTCGGCCGTCTTCACGCCGCACGTGCCGCCGATCACCGACGTGGAATCCCAGCAGGTCCTGTCGGCTGCGGCGACCCAGTACTGGTTCGAGCTGCAGGACGGTGACACACTGGCCGGCCTGTTGCGGATCATGACCCGCAACGGCAAGGAGATCGATGCTGTCGTCGATGCGGTCGGTAACAACTTCGACCTCAGCGACCTCGGCGAAGGCCAGCAGATGATCGCCATCACCGATGAAGACGGTGCGGGCTCCCACATTATCGCTATCAGCCTGGACGCCGGCGCTGACGAGACCATCGTTGTCGTGCGTCAGCGCGATGGCGGCTATCAGCTACGCCGCGCGTCGAGCCATGTCGACCTGGCCGATTTCCAGATCGCCGCGATCGACGAAAGCCAGGACGTCGACGACAGCGCCGCAACGCCCGCTGATGTCGCCGCGGCATGGCCGGACGCACCATCAGATCTTAGCGTTGAAACCGCGGCGTTCGGCTCCGGCGACACCTTGATGGATGTTCTGCTTGGCCTGGGCGTCGAGCAGATCGAGGCGCACAACGCGGTCGAGGCATTGCGCGACGTCTATAACCCCCGCCACATCCGCGCCGGCCAGGACATGGACGTCATGCTTCAGGACGGCGCGCTTTACGGCATGATGTTGCGCACCGCGCCGGGCGAACGTGTCGATGTCGCCATGGGCGATGACGGATTCACCGCGCGTGTCGTCGAGATGCCGCTGACCGCGACACAGGTCGCGGCCGAAGGCGTGATCAATTCCTCACTCTACCAGGCCGCCGTCGATGCCGGTGTCCCACCCACCATCCTGGCCGACATGATCCGCGCCTACAGCTTCGACGTCGACTTCCAGCGCGAAATCAAAGCCGGCGACAGCTTCGCCATTCTCTATGAGGAGTATGTCGACGAGGACGGCAATGTCGTGCGCTACGGCGCGCCGACCTATGCCGCGCTGCGCGTTTCCGGCGCGACCCTGCAGATCTACCGCTACACGCCCGAAAGCGGCTTTGCAGACTACTTCAACGATCTCGGTGAGAGCGTCAGGAAGGCGTTGCTCAGAACCCCGGTCGATGGCGCGCGCATCACGTCAGGCTTCGGCATGCGCGACCATCCGCTGCTCGGCTATTCACGCATGCACAAGGGCGTCGACTTTGGCGCGGCGGCCGGTACGCCAATCCTGGCCGCCGGTGACGGCACGATCGAGTTCATCGGACGCAACAGCGGCTATGGCAACTATGTCCGCATCCGCCACAACGACACCTACAAGACCGCCTATGCCCACATGCAGGGTTTCGCCAGCGGTCTTGGCCAGGGCAGCCGCGTGCGCCAGGGCCAGGTGATCGGTTATGTCGGCAGCACCGGCATGTCGACGGGACCCCACCTGCACTATGAAGTCCTTGTCCACGACGAACAGATCAACCCGCTCGACGTCAAACTGCCCAGTGGCGAAAAACTCAGCGGAACGGAGCTGGCGACGTTCCTGGAAGTTCGCGACGCGCTCGACGCCCAGTATGCCGAGTTGCTGACCGAAGAGTATGTCGCCGGCACGCCCTGA